In a single window of the Anabas testudineus chromosome 17, fAnaTes1.2, whole genome shotgun sequence genome:
- the tmem53 gene encoding transmembrane protein 53 → MADDEIDYNIVFPDAGTSERHWQGTKEPVVILLGWAGCKDKHLSKYSSIYNEQGCVTIRYTAPLKTVFISESFGYKELSGTAHKLLEILYDYEVENSPVFFHVFSNGGFMLYRYVVELLHSDKQFSSLCVIGAVVDSAPGSGNVRGALRALTATLGPNVSPVLKYFLLTLFAVTVFLLRIVLYPLTKYIHKNHYDAVRERPPAWPHFSLYSRADQVIRHKDITLFVETLRQKDIQVDSFDFVSSAHVSHFRDFPEQYALKCRNFLVTCMKDLEGTEIKKRYQVHNQ, encoded by the exons ATGGCAGACGATGAAATTGACTACAACATCGTGTTTCCAGATGCGGGGACGTCGG AGAGACACTGGCAGGGGACAAAGGAGCCTGTTGTGATACTGCTGGGCTGGGCTGGCTGCAAAGACAAGCATCTCTCCAAATACAGCTCCATCTACAACGAGCAG GGTTGCGTCACCATCCGCTACACAGCTCCTCTGAAGACAGTGTTCATCTCAGAGTCGTTTGGCTACAAGGAGCTGAGCGGCACGGCCCACAAGCTGCTGGAGATCCTTTATGACTACGAGGTGGAGAACAGTCCTGTTTTCTTCCATGTGTTCAGTAATGGTGGCTTCATGCTGTACCGCTACGTTGTCGAGTTGCTGCACAGTGACAAGCAGTTTAGTTCCCTTTGTGTGATCGGGGCTGTGGTGGACAGCGCCCCTGGTAGCGGGAATGTCCGGGGGGCCCTGCGTGCACTGACGGCCACATTAGGGCCCAACGTGAGCCCTGTTTTAAAGTACTTCCTGTTAACACTTTTCGCTGTGACTGTTTTCCTGTTGCGAATCGTGCTGTACCCCTTGACCAAGTACATCCACAAGAACCATTACGACGCCGTACGGGAGAGGCCGCCCGCCTGGCCTCATTTCTCCCTGTACTCCAGAGCCGACCAGGTGATCAGGCACAAGGACATCACGCTTTTCGTGGAGACCCTGAGGCAGAAGGACATCCAAGTGGACAGTTTTGATTTTGTATCCAGTGCCCACGTTAGTCACTTCCGTGATTTTCCGGAGCAGTACGCTCTAAAGTGCCGCAATTTCCTGGTCACTTGCATGAAGGATTTGGAAGGGactgagataaagaaaagatacCAGGTCCACAATCAGTGA